CGTTCAGGAAGGCAAGTGCTCGATCACCTTGATCCAACGACGGCTTCAACTCGGCTATGCCCGAGCCGCGCGAATCGTGGACATGATGGAGCAAGAGGGGATCGTCGGGCGTGGCGAAGGAAGCAAGCCAAGAGAGATCCTCGTCGGCGAGGACTATCTGGAGCAACTCGTCGGATGATGGCTCCCATTCTTCGGGTCTCTCTCTTCACGACCCTGTTCCTCGTGACGCTTTCCGGCTGCGGCGGAGCAGACCGTCCCGCGACCCTCAGCCTTGTCGATCACCCCGCGCCTCCGGGCGCCACATTCCCCGATCTTGCCACCCAACCGGACGGTACGGTCGTCCTTAGCTGGCTGACCCCGCCCACCGATGACACGCCGGGTCGGGTGCAGATCGCTCGCCGCCTGAAGAGTGGCTGGCAACCCACGACCACGGTCGCAGAACACGCTCGACTGTTCGTCAACTGGGCCGACTTCCCGCGCCTCGGGATCGATCGGACCGGTGAGATTCTGGTCAGTTACAGCCGAGATGAGACCCGCGCGAAGTTCGGGCAACGGATCCAGGTCGTTCGTGGCAACGCGGACGGCACGACCTGGCAGTCCCCGCTCTCACTGCACGAATCCCAACCGCCGGCGGAATATGGATTCGTTTCCATGAGTCCCGCAGAGGGGCTACAACACATCGCGTGGCTCGACGGACGAGACACCGTCCAGGGCGGCACCGGCAAGATGCAATTGCGTGTCCTGAACTGGCCGACCAACGATGAGGCAAGTGACGGCCAGCTCCTGGATCCGGACGTGTGCAGCTGCTGCCAGACGGCGATGACCACGACAGACGACGGCATGCTGCTGGCCTATCGAGACCATACGCCGGCCGAGATTCGAGACATCGCCGTCATCCGACAGACCGAGACCGGCTGGACCTCACCGGCCGTCGTCCACGACGACCGCTGGAAGATCGCGGGCTGTCCGGTCAATGGACCCGCCCTGGATAGCTCGGCACAGCGAGTCGCTCTGGCCTGGTTCACTCAGGCCGATGACCAACCACGGGTCAAGCTCGCCATTTCGGAGGATGGTGGGCGTTCGTTTGCGGAACCCATCGTGCTCCCGGACGAGGATCCCGTCGGGCGGGTATCGGTACGTATCCTTTCCGATGGCCGCGTGGTCGTCGTCTGGCTGCGACGAGGCGCCTCGAACGGCGAGATCGTTCTCGGGGGAATCGATCCCGACGGAGACCCGATGGAGGTCCAGGTACTCGGCGAGGCCTCCCCACAACGCCGCTCGGGCTTTCCACGAAGCACACGTGTGAACGACGCCCTGTGGGTCGCCTGGACCATCGGCGGCCGGGACGCGCTGAAAGTTGTCGAGGTCCGGTTCTAACCCGACGACGCGGTGGAACCCACAATCCCAGCGATTCGTGCCGCGACTGCGGCGGGCTCCTCGGCCCCCATGATCGCGCCACAGACGGCGACGCCGTGGGCCCCGGCCTCGACGACCGCCCGGGCGTTGGTCTCATCGATCCCACCGATCGCGTAGACCGGTCGGTTGGCCTGACGGCACAGTCTTCCTAGACCCCCGACACCGAGAGTCTCCCGACCGGGCTTTGAAGGTGTTTCGAATACGGTCCCGACCACCAACGTCGTGGCACCGGACGCCTCGGCCCGGATCAGCTCGTCGTGGTCGTGGACCGCCCGACTCACCCATCGACCGGGCGGGGAGATCACTGCCGCCGCGCGGGCCGCGAAATGGACCCCGGCCCCGATCTCTTCGGCAAGATCCGGTCGACCGTGAACGACCAGTCGGGACGCCGGAACGATCCCGTCGATCAGTCGAACGATCCGGTCTCGATACGAGGCGTCGTCCGCGACGACATCCCGCACCCACACCCTCATCGACGCGCCTGCGAGTGCCGCCCGTATGCGCTCGAACAGAATCGACTCGGACGACGCACGTGCCACGTCGGCGACCAGCAGGATCCGCGGTGGCGAGTTCAGGTTCGCGACGCCCCTCGATCACGACCGATGCGACCCACCCGTGGGGATGAAGCCACGGCCAGCTCTTTTCGCGGGATGCGACCGGCACGGTACGCGTCTCGGCCGGCCTCGGCCGCATGTCGCATCGCCTTCGCCATCAGCTCGGGGTCGCGCGCCCGCGCGACGGCCGTATTGAGGAGAACGGCATCGCAACCCAATTCCAGCGCAACCGTCACGTCCGACGCGGTGCCGACACCGGCATCCACGATGACCGGAACTCCGGCCCGCCGCCGGATCAGTTCGAGGTTGTGCGGGTTACGAATCCCGAGACCCGACCCGATCGGCGCCCCGAGAGGCATCACCGCCGCACAACCCAGATCCTCAAGCTTGAGCGCGGTGACCGGGTCGTCATTGGTGTACGGCAGAACGACGAAGCCGTCGGCGATCAGTGTCCGCGCCGCCTGCAGCAACCCATCGGTATCCGGCAACAGTGTGTCGTCGTCAGCGATGACCTCCAGCTTGATCCAGTCCGTCCCGAGCGCCTCTCGAGCAAGCTGGGCCGTCAACACGGCGTCGTGGGCCGTGTAGCAACCGGCGGTATTCGGAAGCAGACGAAGCCCGCGCTGTGTCAGGGCTTCGTAGAGATTCCCTTCACCGGTCTGCATCCCCACGCGACGTATCGAAACCGTGGCGATCTCCGTACCCGATGCGGACAACGATTCCAGCAGATGCCTCCGGCTGGGGTAGCGGGCGGTGCCGAGCAACAACCGTGAGTGAAACCGGTGTCCCGCCAGCTGCCAACACTCTCCCACGGCCCGTTCGTCGATGGTGGTCACTACTAGCCTCCCTGAACTGCGACGACGATCTCGATCTCATCGTCTACCTCGACCTGCACCCGTTGCCAGTCCCGTCGCGGCACCACGCGTCCGTTCCGCGCGACGGCGACGCCCTGGGGCGCCGCTGCGAGTCGCGCGACGAGCTCGTCCATCGTCACTTGCTCGAACGGCAGACTTTCACCGTTTAAACGATACTCCGTCACGAGGACTCCCCTACCGACGCAGTCAGCCGGGGATGGAACGCGCGAAGATAGTCCGGCTCGACGTCATCCACGATCCAGTCGGCCAGCCCCGCCGCCGTCGCCGGCGCCAGAAGGACTCCGTTGCGGAAGTGCCCTACGGCGAGGAACAAACCCGAAACCGATGTCGGTCCGATCGCCGGCCGCTGATCGTCCAGCGCCGGTCGTAAGCCGACACAGATCTCGGCCAGCTCCAGATCGTAGGTACCCGGTAGGATCTCCCACGCGTGGCGCAATAGATCCATGACCGGTCCGGCCGTCGGAGTGCTGTCGAACCCCATCTCCTCCATCGTCGCACCCACCAGAAGCTCGCCATCCGCTCGGGGAATAAGATAGACGTCGGGCGTGCGAACCACGTGACGCAAGAGGGTCTCGCCCCGTAGCCGCAGGAGCTGCCCCTTCACCGGCCTCACATCGATGGGCTCGATCGGAAGCCGGATGCCCCGCGCGCTCCAGGCGCCGGCGGCAAGGACCACCTCGTCCGCTTCCAGCCGAAACGACTCTCCTCTTCGGGTCTGTCCGGCGACTCCGCGAACGCGTCCGCCGTGCTCGAGGATCTCCTCGACCCGAGCCCCGGAGACGATCTTGCCACCTCGGGAGCGAATCGACTGCTCGAGACAGAGTACGAGCGCGCGGGGGTCGACCTGATGATCGCCGTCGACTCGCAGACCGAATTGCACACGACCCGAGAGATGCGGTTCAAGCTGGCTCAGATGTTCGCCGTCGAGGGTCTCGACCCGCAACGATTGCTGCTCGAGTGTCTGGCGCAAGTGATTCAATTCTTCCCGATCGTCCCGATTGCCTGCGACCCACAGGGAGCCCTGATCGCTGTAGCCACACTGAAGACCGGTATCGCCTTCCAGGCGGTGCACAAAGCGCGGGTAACTCTCGAGACTCCTCTGGGCAAGCGCGAGCAGGTCGGGGTCGCGGTGCTCGGCCTCCGAGATCGGCGCCAACATTCCCCCGGCCGCCCATGTCGAGCCACACCCGGGTCGATCCCGTTCGATGACCATGACCTGCCGACCACGTCGTAGCAGCGCGTCCGCGAGGGTCAGCCCGATGATGCCGGCTCCGACGACCAGCGTCTGCTTCTCTCTGGAACTCTCGCTCATGGCAACGTCTCCCGCACCCCCATGGTATCCGACAGCGCTCGTGTTGCATCACGGCGATTCGCCGCCGCCGCGACCGCCGCCCCAACCGCGACGCCGTAGGCGCCGGCGGCGAGGACCGCCCGGACCGATTCTACCCGGATGTTCCCGATCGCGATGACCGGAACCTGGACCTCACCGACGATCCGCGCGAGTCCGTCGAGTCCGAGCGCCGGCCCTGCCGACGGCTTGCTGGTGCTTCCGAAGACCGGGCCGACACCCACATAGTCGACCGGCAACTCGCGGGAGTATCGTGCCTCGCGCGCATCGTGCACCGTAAAACCGATGCAGGCCCTCGCCCCCAGGCGACGTCGCGCCTCCATCGGATTAACATCCCCTGCGCCGAGGTGTACACCCAGGCCGTATCGAGCCGCGAGGCCCACGTCATCATTCACCAGCAACGTCGCCTCGTAACGGCGACTCAGGTCGATCAACTCCAGCAGACGCGGCTCGGTGAGTTTCGACCCGTCGGCCTTCGCTCGATACTGGATCGTATCGGCCCCACCGGCGAGGGACTCCCGGGCAATCTCCAGGTGATCGATCGCCCCACCGTAGGCGTCCGTCGTCAACACATGCAGTCTGCCGACGCTAGCCACGCGGTCCCTCGATTTCGACGGCGGACGCGGCCAGCAACGGTGCCAGCCAACGACGAGCGGCATCGACGGCGTCCAGAAGCGTGAGGCCCGTCGCGAGGCCGCACGCGATGGAGGTCGACAGGCGACAGCCCGAGCCCCGCAACCGGGTCCCGGCGATGAACCTGCCCGGCAACCAGGTCAACGCGTCGTCGTGCGCCAGGAGATCGGCTCCGTCGAGCCACTCCGCGTGCCCACCCTTGATGAGAACATTTCCGACTCCCATACCGAGAAGCGACTTCGCCGCGTGTTCCACATCACGCGGACTCCCCATCGAAGCACCGACCAGACGTTCGGTCTCGGGAAGATTCGGCGTCAAGAGATCGACGTGTGGCAACAGGGCCTGGCGGAGCGTCGCCAGTTCGCCGCCCTCCAACAGGACGCCACCGGCACTCGTCGTCAGGACCGGATCCAGAACCACCCCTTTCCGAGGGCGATCCACGAGCCAGCGATGGACCGTCTCAATCGTCGCGCCGTCGGTCAGGGCGCCCATCTTCACGGATGCCGGACTCTCCGAACGGTCGATGGCAAGAAACTGATCTCTAATGGACTCAACCGGCGTGGTGAGCTTCCCGACAAGACCGGCGTCATCCTGGGCGGTAATCGCCGTAACGACGGCGAGGGGACGCAGGCCGTGCTCGCGGATCGTGAGGATATCGACGAGCAATCCGGCCCTCACGAGACCGTCGGTAGCGGCAATCGCCAGGACGCTGGGATCCACGGGCCTCTCCACTAACTTCCGCCCCCCCCTAACCAGCGCTATCATATCGGCTCACGGGTCCGTACCCCACTGCCACTGGAGGAGCACCTTGACCGATCGTCCGCCCGGCGGCCCCGATCTGACCCCGGAAGAGATCGGCCGCTACAGCCGGCATCTAACACTTCCCGGTGTCGGCCTCGATGGGCAGAAGCGCCTGAGCCGTGGAAGTGCATTGATCGTCGGTGCCGGCGGTCTCGGCGCTCCCGCCGCGGTCTACCTGGCGGCCGCCGGCGTCGGCAGAATCGGCATTGTCGAATTCGATCGCGTCGAGAGCAGCAATCTCCAGCGCCAGGTCCTCTACACCACCGATGACGTCGGTCGCCCCAAACTACAGGTTGCGATCGAGCGACTCCAGGCGATCAACCCACATGTCGAGTTCGTCGGGCATGACACCCGGCTGGACGCGAGCAACGCCCTTGGCATCTTGTCCGGCTACGACGTGATCCTCGACGGAACCGACAATTTCCCCACGCGCTACCTGGTAAACGACGCCTGCCTTCGACTGGACAAGCCCAACGTTCACGGAAGCATCTTCCGCTTCGAGGGACAGGTTTCCGTCTTCTGGGCCGAGCACGGTCCATGTTATCGATGCCTGTTCCCCGAACCCCCTCCCGCCGGATCGGTACCGAACTGTGCCGAAGGCGGCGTCCTCGGCGTCCTTCCCGGCACGGTTGGAACGCTGCAAGCCACCGAGGCCATCAAGCTATTACTCGGACACGGCGAACTACTCACCGGCCGATTACTTCTCTACGACGCTCTTTCGATGCAGGTCCGTATTCTCGAACTTCGGCGGGACCCCGACTGCCCCGGTTGCGGCCCCGGCATGCGGGATCGCCCCCTGGTCGATGTCGCCTCCACCTGTGCCCGCAACGAACCGAAATCGGTGGACGCCGTCTCCGTGACGGATCTCGCACGGGAGCTGGCCGCCGATGGCAACGCCCGTGTGCTTGACGTACGGACCGCAGAGGAACGACAGATCTGCCGGATCCCGGATCATGCGTGGATCCCGTTGGACCAGCTGGCGGGACGTTGGGAGGAGCTCGACCGCTCCGCACCCTGGGTCGTCTACTGCCACACCGGGATACGAAGCGCCGCGGCCACCGGATACCTCACGGAGCAGGGCATCCACAACGTGAGAAACCTGACCGGCGGAATCGACGAGTGGTCGACCCGGATCGATCCCGTCGTTCCCCGCTACTAATTACCGCCGACGACGGCGATGCCGTCGATATAGACGCTACCCACCGCCTTCGCCTGAAGTGTCGAGGTACCGCGACTCCCACCGACATTTCCCGTGGCGCTCTTGTTGTCGCCGGACATCTCCAGACCGGGGAGCGAACTGACGACCTCTCCGTACTCGGTCTCGGCAGCGATCTTCATCCCGGAGTCCGTCGCGAGAGCGACCCGCACATCCCCCGACTCGTTGATGATCACGTTCTGACCGTCCGCCGGCGCCTTCAGCCAGACCGCCTCGAACAGTTCCCCCTCACCCTCGATCTTCACGGCCCCCGACAGGTCGTGCGCCCGCACGCTGCCACCCCGAGACATGACGGTCACCGGCTTGACCGCACCCTTGATCGAGATGTCGCCGAAGTCGTTGCTGATCGTCAACTCGGCGTCGATATTCTTGGCCTCGATGCTGGAGTAGTTCGTCTCGATGGTGAGGTTTTGAGCCTTGACGCCGTCGATCGTCAGACGCAGGCTGCTGCCGCGGACCGAACTGTTCCCGCCGAGATCCTCCAGAGTGACTTCGGCCTCGGTGGTCTCGACATCCACGCCGAACCGCGCCCCCTTGCCGTACACCGGCGCGCCGTAACCATGAACGCGCAGTC
This genomic interval from Acidobacteriota bacterium contains the following:
- a CDS encoding hydroxymethylpyrimidine/phosphomethylpyrimidine kinase, giving the protein MDPSVLAIAATDGLVRAGLLVDILTIREHGLRPLAVVTAITAQDDAGLVGKLTTPVESIRDQFLAIDRSESPASVKMGALTDGATIETVHRWLVDRPRKGVVLDPVLTTSAGGVLLEGGELATLRQALLPHVDLLTPNLPETERLVGASMGSPRDVEHAAKSLLGMGVGNVLIKGGHAEWLDGADLLAHDDALTWLPGRFIAGTRLRGSGCRLSTSIACGLATGLTLLDAVDAARRWLAPLLAASAVEIEGPRG
- a CDS encoding thiamine phosphate synthase; translated protein: MARASSESILFERIRAALAGASMRVWVRDVVADDASYRDRIVRLIDGIVPASRLVVHGRPDLAEEIGAGVHFAARAAAVISPPGRWVSRAVHDHDELIRAEASGATTLVVGTVFETPSKPGRETLGVGGLGRLCRQANRPVYAIGGIDETNARAVVEAGAHGVAVCGAIMGAEEPAAVAARIAGIVGSTASSG
- the thiS gene encoding sulfur carrier protein ThiS, which produces MTEYRLNGESLPFEQVTMDELVARLAAAPQGVAVARNGRVVPRRDWQRVQVEVDDEIEIVVAVQGG
- a CDS encoding glycoside hydrolase is translated as MMAPILRVSLFTTLFLVTLSGCGGADRPATLSLVDHPAPPGATFPDLATQPDGTVVLSWLTPPTDDTPGRVQIARRLKSGWQPTTTVAEHARLFVNWADFPRLGIDRTGEILVSYSRDETRAKFGQRIQVVRGNADGTTWQSPLSLHESQPPAEYGFVSMSPAEGLQHIAWLDGRDTVQGGTGKMQLRVLNWPTNDEASDGQLLDPDVCSCCQTAMTTTDDGMLLAYRDHTPAEIRDIAVIRQTETGWTSPAVVHDDRWKIAGCPVNGPALDSSAQRVALAWFTQADDQPRVKLAISEDGGRSFAEPIVLPDEDPVGRVSVRILSDGRVVVVWLRRGASNGEIVLGGIDPDGDPMEVQVLGEASPQRRSGFPRSTRVNDALWVAWTIGGRDALKVVEVRF
- the moeB gene encoding molybdopterin-synthase adenylyltransferase MoeB: MTDRPPGGPDLTPEEIGRYSRHLTLPGVGLDGQKRLSRGSALIVGAGGLGAPAAVYLAAAGVGRIGIVEFDRVESSNLQRQVLYTTDDVGRPKLQVAIERLQAINPHVEFVGHDTRLDASNALGILSGYDVILDGTDNFPTRYLVNDACLRLDKPNVHGSIFRFEGQVSVFWAEHGPCYRCLFPEPPPAGSVPNCAEGGVLGVLPGTVGTLQATEAIKLLLGHGELLTGRLLLYDALSMQVRILELRRDPDCPGCGPGMRDRPLVDVASTCARNEPKSVDAVSVTDLARELAADGNARVLDVRTAEERQICRIPDHAWIPLDQLAGRWEELDRSAPWVVYCHTGIRSAAATGYLTEQGIHNVRNLTGGIDEWSTRIDPVVPRY
- a CDS encoding thiazole synthase, producing MAGHRFHSRLLLGTARYPSRRHLLESLSASGTEIATVSIRRVGMQTGEGNLYEALTQRGLRLLPNTAGCYTAHDAVLTAQLAREALGTDWIKLEVIADDDTLLPDTDGLLQAARTLIADGFVVLPYTNDDPVTALKLEDLGCAAVMPLGAPIGSGLGIRNPHNLELIRRRAGVPVIVDAGVGTASDVTVALELGCDAVLLNTAVARARDPELMAKAMRHAAEAGRDAYRAGRIPRKELAVASSPRVGRIGRDRGASRT
- the thiO gene encoding glycine oxidase ThiO; protein product: MSESSREKQTLVVGAGIIGLTLADALLRRGRQVMVIERDRPGCGSTWAAGGMLAPISEAEHRDPDLLALAQRSLESYPRFVHRLEGDTGLQCGYSDQGSLWVAGNRDDREELNHLRQTLEQQSLRVETLDGEHLSQLEPHLSGRVQFGLRVDGDHQVDPRALVLCLEQSIRSRGGKIVSGARVEEILEHGGRVRGVAGQTRRGESFRLEADEVVLAAGAWSARGIRLPIEPIDVRPVKGQLLRLRGETLLRHVVRTPDVYLIPRADGELLVGATMEEMGFDSTPTAGPVMDLLRHAWEILPGTYDLELAEICVGLRPALDDQRPAIGPTSVSGLFLAVGHFRNGVLLAPATAAGLADWIVDDVEPDYLRAFHPRLTASVGESS
- a CDS encoding thiamine phosphate synthase; protein product: MASVGRLHVLTTDAYGGAIDHLEIARESLAGGADTIQYRAKADGSKLTEPRLLELIDLSRRYEATLLVNDDVGLAARYGLGVHLGAGDVNPMEARRRLGARACIGFTVHDAREARYSRELPVDYVGVGPVFGSTSKPSAGPALGLDGLARIVGEVQVPVIAIGNIRVESVRAVLAAGAYGVAVGAAVAAAANRRDATRALSDTMGVRETLP